From Carya illinoinensis cultivar Pawnee chromosome 5, C.illinoinensisPawnee_v1, whole genome shotgun sequence, one genomic window encodes:
- the LOC122311557 gene encoding probable amidase At4g34880: MGITESPPSYLSFSLFSTLFLILAATLVFRVGVQILKFHGFSFREITVQQIQLGFKRNQFTSRRLVEFYLKEIDRINPMLKGVLEVNPDALSQADKADHERSTKAAISLSPLHGVPILIKDNMATKDKMNTTAGSYALLGSVVPRDAGVVTKLREAGAIILGKASLSEWSNFRSDNAPSGWSGRGGQGKNPYTGGDPCGSSSGSAISVAANMVAVSIGTETDGSILCPSNHNLVVGFKPTVGLTSRAGVIPISPRQDSVGPICRTVSDAVFVLDVIAGIDSNDKATIETSRYIPKGGYAQFLKTDGLRGKRLGIVRNPFFLRMGNDTLAIVERHLNTLRKRGAVLLDNLEIPNLADHGISWRAEDTALLAEFKISVNEYLKELVASPVRSLADAIAFNKKNPKLEKLEYGQELFIKAEATNGIGKAEEEALSYMERLNREGFVKLMIKNKLDALVTPTSSVSRILAIGGFPGVIVPAGFGSDGHPFGLVFGGLKGSEPKLIEIAYGFEQATKIRKPPKL, encoded by the exons ATGGGTATCACGGAGTCACCCCCAAGCTATCTaagtttttctctcttctcaacCCTATTCCTGATTCTTGCAGCCACACTAGTATTCAGGGTAGGGGTACAAATCCTGAAGTTCCATGGTTTCTCATTCCGAGAAATCACCGTGCAGCAAATCCAGCTTGGTTTCAAGCGAAACCAATTCACCTCCAGGAGACTTGTTGAGTTCTACCTTAAAGAAATCGACAGAATCAACCCCATGCTTAAGGGTGTCTTAGAGGTGAACCCAGACGCACTGTCCCAAGCTGATAAGGCTGATCACGAGCGCTCTACCAAAGCAGCCATTTCACTCTCTCCGCTGCACGGTGTTCCAATTCTGATCAAAGACAACATGGCAACCAAGGATAAGATGAACACCACGGCTGGCTCGTACGCATTGCTCGGCTCGGTTGTGCCACGGGACGCCGGCGTGGTGACCAAGTTGAGAGAAGCTGGGGCTATAATATTGGGGAAGGCCAGCTTGAGCGAGTGGTCTAATTTCAGATCGGATAATGCACCCAGTGGTTGGAGCGGCAGAGGTGGCCAAGGGAAG AATCCCTATACAGGGGGTGATCCTTGTGGATCAAGCAGTGGATCAGCAATATCCGTCGCAGCAAATATGGTAGCAGTGTCGATAGGGACCGAGACTGATGGCTCTATTTTATGTCCGTCCAATCATAACTTGGTGGTGGGCTTCAAACCGACGGTTGGTCTCACTAGTAGAGCAGGAGTCATACCAATATCCCCAAGACAGGACAGCGTGGG GCCCATTTGCAGGACAGTGTCAGATGCTGTTTTTGTTCTTGATGTCATCGCAGGCATTGACTCCAATGACAAGGCGACAATTGAAACATCAAGGTACATTCCGAAAGGTGGCTATGCACAATTTCTCAAGACTGACGGACTCCGAGGAAAGAGACTGGGGATAGTGAGAAATCCCTTCTTTCTTAGGATGGGCAATGATACTCTAGCAATTGTGGAACGACATCTCAACACTTTGAG GAAGCGAGGTGCAGTGCTGTTAGACAATCTGGAAATACCCAATCTTGCCGACCATGGCATTTCCTGGAGGGCTGAAGACACTGCATTGTTGGCAGAGTTCAAAATATCCGTGAATGAATACCTAAAGGAGCTAGTGGCTTCCCCAGTGCGTTCCTTGGCTGATGCAATTGCCTTCAACAAGAAGAACCCAAAATTG GAGAAGCTTGAATATGGGCAAGAACTTTTTATAAAGGCAGAAGCAACAAATGGGATTGGAAAAGCAGAGGAGGAAGCATTATCATATATGGAAAGACTGAATAGAGAAGGTTTCGTGAAGTTGATGATAAAGAATAAGCTAGATGCCTTAGTGACTCCTACGAGTAGTGTTTCTCGTATCCTTGCAATTGGGGGTTTCCCAGGAGTAATTGTCCCCGCAGGATTTGGCTCTGATGGCCATCCTTTCGGCCTTGTTTTTGGAGGACTAAAGGGTTCGGAGCCAAAGCTGATTGAGATCGCATATGGCTTTGAGCAAGCGACAAAGATCCGGAAGCCTCCTAAACTTTAA
- the LOC122311564 gene encoding dirigent protein 23-like, which translates to MTKLGVVVVLFSLVAAILPCAQSLKVESWATRLESRKETVTSLQFYFHDTLSGKNPSAVRVAQATDTAKSPTLFGLVMMADDPLTETTDPNSKLVGRAQGLYGSAGKQELGLIMAMNFGFTDGIYNGSCISLLGRNAGLHPVREMPIVGGTGLFRLARGYAIAQTHWFDPPTGDAIVGYNVTVVH; encoded by the coding sequence ATGACTAAACTAGGCGTCGTAGTGGTTCTCTTCTCCCTGGTGGCAGCTATACTCCCTTGTGCACAAAGCTTGAAGGTAGAGAGCTGGGCCACAAGGCTCGAATCCCGAAAGGAGACAGTGACATCCCTCCAATTCTACTTCCATGACACGCTCAGTGGCAAGAATCCCAGCGCTGTTAGGGTGGCTCAAGCTACAGACACAGCGAAATCTCCGACTCTTTTCGGCCTTGTCATGATGGCAGATGATCCCTTGACCGAGACAACCGATCCAAATTCAAAGCTGGTGGGCAGGGCTCAAGGACTATACGGATCAGCAGGAAAGCAGGAACTGGGTCTCATCATGGCCATGAACTTTGGATTCACAGATGGCATCTACAATGGCAGTTGTATTAGCCTTCTTGGAAGGAATGCAGGTCTGCACCCAGTTCGAGAGATGCCAATCGTGGGTGGAACCGGGCTTTTCCGTTTGGCACGTGGGTATGCCATTGCTCAGACACATTGGTTTGACCCCCCGACGGGTGATGCTATTGTAGGGTATAACGTGACAGTTGTTCACTAG
- the LOC122309247 gene encoding translocase of chloroplast 120, chloroplastic-like gives MENGVGIVDGSLTGEKKSVEVGVSEERIVERAVVDSAESKDLDDEEGLEEAMSTPKISEEEVAESDSGNGGSGGGSGDVEVIGELDLGVFDGNSNAGHEDDEFEEASDVLSMEASEVPSEVLSVEAPVNVEDKLNLVVSGQVVDGAVVVDGVVEVGTEKEVETDELNGSRDDVVCDSGENGGEGASEVGSGGEKHVLKGDGELDLRSGLAIENSENKDLVNLNLEQNPVDEKSENGGDKVGGVAVESLQETESNGEILNEDGNGEELKDDTLGTECQDSEYGDFKDATAVIAPGCEDDYSGITNCNGKAKDAEAEIDFGCHVETCKPKETSADQHTLLEGNSAVSEIGRSSVELSKAENSKRRDFTAEDSEGSQLPHADENDHEVSNKHAVVEVTPVKEENAGQDKQRAQANGEPEIQPVPELASSSGRYTNPAPARPAGLGRAAPLLEPAPRMVQQPRVNGSVSHTQTQQIEDPINGEAEEYDETREKLQMIRVKFLRLAHRLGQTPHNVVVAQVLYRLGLAEQLRGRNGGRVGAFSFDRASAMAEQLEAAGQEPLDFSCTIMVLGKTGVGKSATINSIFDEFKFGTDAFQLGTKTVQDVVGTVQGIKVRVIDTPGLLPSLSDQRQNEKILQSVKRFIQKTPPDIVLYLDRLDMQSRDLSDMPLLHTITDIFGPSIWFNAIVVLTHAASAPPDGPNGTASSYDMFVTQRSHVVQQAIRQAAGDMRLMNPVSLVENHSACRTNRAGQRVLPNGQVWKPHLLLLSFASKILAEANTLLKLQDSTTTGKPFPNRTRAPPLPFLLSSLLQSRPQLKLPEEQFGGEDDIDDDLDESSDSDEESEFDQLPPFKRLTKSQEARLSKAQKKAYFDELEYREKLFMKKQLKEEKQRRKMMKKMASSAKDLPSDVSENVEEESGSAASVPIPLPDYALPASFDSDNPSHRYRHLDSSNQWLVRPVLDTHGWDHDVGYEGINVERLFVVKDKVPLSLSGQVSKDKKDANVQLEVASSIKHGEGKATSLGFDMQTVGKDLAYTLRSETRFCNFRKNKATAGLSLTLLGDALSAGLKVEDKLIANKRFRLGITGGVMAARGDVAYGGSLEAQLRDKDHPLGRSLSTLGLSVMDWHGDLAIGCNVQSQIPIGRTSNLIARVNLNNRGAGQASIRLNSSEQIQLALVGLIPLLRKLHGHLQQLQSSE, from the coding sequence ATGGAAAATGGGGTTGGTATTGTTGATGGTTCCCTAACGGGCGAGAAGAAAAGTGTGGAAGTTGGGGTTTCTGAGGAGAGAATAGTGGAGAGGGCTGTGGTGGACTCTGCTGAATCGAAGGATTTGGATGATGAAGAGGGTTTGGAGGAGGCAATGAGTACCCCAAAGATTTCCGAGGAGGAGGTGGCAGAATCCGATTCCGGGAATGGTGGGTCTGGTGGTGGAAGTGGGGACGTTGAGGTGATTggtgagttggatttgggcgtGTTTGATGGTAATTCAAATGCTGGACATGAGGATGATGAGTTTGAGGAGGCGAGTGATGTTCTAAGTATGGAGGCGAGTGAGGTTCCAAGTGAGGTTCTAAGTGTGGAGGCACCAGTGAATGTTGAAGATAAGTTAAATTTGGTGGTGAGTGGGCAGGTTGTTGATGGAGCTGTGGTGGTGGATGGGGTTGTTGAGGTAGGGACTGAAAAGGAGGTGGAGACTGAtgaattgaatggttcaagggaTGATGTGGTTTGTGATAGTGGAGAGAATGGCGGAGAGGGTGCATCTGAAGTTGGTTCTGGTGGAGAGAAGCATGTGTTGAAGGGTGATGGTGAATTGGATTTAAGATCCGGTCTAGCAATTGAAAACTCTGAAAATAAGGATCTTGTTAATTTGAATTTGGAGCAAAATCCCGTAgatgaaaaatctgaaaatgggGGCGATAAGGTGGGGGGAGTTGCCGTTGAATCTCTTCAAGAAACTGAATCGAATGGGGAGATTCTTAATGAAGATGGTAATGGTGAGGAGCTGAAGGATGATACCTTGGGTACTGAATGTCAAGACAGCGAGTATGGGGATTTTAAAGATGCTACTGCTGTTATTGCTCCAGGTTGTGAGGATGATTATAGTGGCATCACCAATTGCAATGGGAAAGCAAAAGATGCCGAAGCTGAAATTGATTTTGGGTGTCATGTAGAAACTTGTAAACCAAAAGAAACTTCAGCTGATCAGCACACTCTCTTGGAGGGAAATTCAGCAGTGTCTGAAATTGGAAGATCTTCTGTTGAGTTGTCTAAAGCAGAGAATTCTAAAAGAAGGGATTTTACAGCAGAGGATAGTGAGGGTTCTCAACTTCCGCATGCTGATGAAAATGATCATGAAGTTTCCAACAAGCATGCTGTGGTTGAGGTGACTCCAGTGAAGGAAGAAAATGCCGGGCAAGATAAGCAAAGAGCTCAAGCTAATGGAGAACCGGAGATACAGCCAGTACCAGAGCTTGCCTCTTCATCTGGAAGGTATACAAATCCAGCTCCTGCACGTCCTGCTGGCCTCGGACGTGCTGCCCCACTATTGGAACCTGCACCCCGCATGGTTCAGCAGCCTCGTGTGAATGGATCTGTTTCTCATACGCAAACGCAACAAATTGAGGACCCCATTAATGGGGAGGCTGAGGAATATGATGAGACTCGTGAAAAGCTGCAGATGATAAGGGTGAAATTTTTACGGCTTGCTCATAGGCTTGGACAGACACCCCATAATGTTGTTGTGGCACAGGTATTGTATAGACTGGGGTTAGCTGAGCAGCTGCGAGGGAGAAATGGGGGTCGTGTGGGTGCCTTTAGCTTTGACCGTGCAAGTGCAATGGCAGAGCAACTTGAGGCAGCAGGGCAGGAACCACTGGACTTCTCATGCACAATTATGGTTCTTGGGAAGACTGGAGTTGGTAAAAGTGCGACCATCAATTCGATATTTGACGAATTTAAGTTTGGCACTGATGCTTTTCAACTGGGTACAAAGACGGTGCAGGATGTTGTGGGAACGGTGCAAGGAATAAAGGTACGGGTCATTGACACTCCGGGACTTCTCCCTTCCTTGTCGGACCAGCGCCAAAATGAAAAGATCCTCCAGTCTGTCAAGCGATTTATTCAGAAAACTCCTCCAGATATTGTATTGTATCTTGATCGGTTGGACATGCAGAGCAGGGATCTTAGTGATATGCCACTCTTGCATACCATCACTGACATATTTGGACCATCTATATGGTTCAATGCAATTGTGGTTTTGACTCATGCAGCGTCTGCTCCACCTGATGGCCCTAATGGTACTGCTTCTAGTTATGACATGTTTGTGACCCAACGTTCTCACGTTGTCCAGCAAGCCATTAGACAGGCAGCTGGAGATATGCGGCTTATGAATCCTGTTTCATTAGTGGAGAACCATTCCGCATGCAGAACAAATCGGGCTGGGCAGAGAGTACTGCCAAATGGTCAGGTTTGGAAACCTCATTTGTTACTTCTCTCGTTTGCATCAAAGATTCTGGCTGAAGCAAACACACTCTTAAAGTTGCAAGATAGTACCACCACTGGAAAACCTTTTCCAAATCGAACAAGAGCACCTCCTTTACCTTTCCTTCTCTCATCCCTTCTTCAATCAAGGCCACAGTTGAAGCTACCTGAGGAGCAGTTTGGTGGCGAGGATGATATAGATGATGATCTGGATGAATCTTCAGATTCTGATGAGGAATCAGAATTTGATCAATTGCCACCATTTAAACGTTTGACAAAGTCCCAAGAGGCAAGGCTCTCTAAAGCTCAGAAGAAGGCATATTTTGATGAGTTGGAATATAGAGAGAAGCTTTTTATGAAGAAACAGTTGAAGGAAGAGAAACAGAGAcggaagatgatgaagaagatggcTTCTTCGGCAAAGGACCTGCCTAGTGACGTAAGCGAGAATGTAGAAGAAGAAAGTGGTAGTGCAGCATCTGTGCCAATTCCCTTGCCAGATTATGCCTTACCTGCTTCTTTTGATTCTGATAATCCTAGTCATCGGTATCGCCATCTTGATTCATCCAACCAGTGGCTTGTAAGGCCTGTTTTAGACACCCATGGTTGGGATCACGATGTTGGTTATGAGGGCATTAACGTAGAAAGATTGTTTGTGGTTAAAGACAAAGTACCTTTGTCTTTATCTGGACAGGTTTCAAAGGATAAGAAGGATGCCAATGTCCAACTTGAAGTAGCCAGTTCGATAAAGCATGGGGAAGGGAAAGCAACTTCATTAGGTTTTGATATGCAGACCGTTGGAAAGGATTTAGCTTATACTTTACGTAGTGAGACAAGGTTTTGCAATTTTAGGAAGAACAAGGCAACTGCTGGTCTCTCGCTTACTCTATTGGGTGATGCCTTATCAGCTGGATTGAAAGTTGAAGACAAACTGATCGCTAATAAACGATTCCGGTTGGGCATTACTGGTGGTGTGATGGCAGCTCGTGGTGATGTTGCTTATGGTGGTAGTTTGGAGGCCCAGTTGAGAGATAAGGATCACCCTCTTGGTCGTTCTTTGTCTACTCTTGGGCTTTCTGTCATGGATTGGCATGGTGACCTTGCTATTGGTTGTAATGTACAGTCCCAGATCCCTATAGGACGAACTTCAAACTTGATTGCTCGTGTCAATCTGAACAACAGGGGGGCAGGACAAGCCAGCATTCGTTTGAACAGCTCGGAACAGATTCAACTAGCTTTGGTCGGCCTCATACCTCTTCTCAGAAAACTACACGGTCACCTTCAACAATTGCAGTCTAGTGAATGA